Within the Drosophila miranda strain MSH22 chromosome Y unlocalized genomic scaffold, D.miranda_PacBio2.1 Contig_Y2_pilon, whole genome shotgun sequence genome, the region ATCTATTTATCGTTGATACTCTTACAGCTATAAAAGGGAGAAACTAAATTACTGCTCCAGACTTTTGCTACTTTTGTAATAGCTAAGCAACTTTGTAAAATCCTCTGTCCAGGGTAGCGTggttgttatacccgatactcaaaatgagtattggggtatattagatttgtggtaaaagtggatgtgtgtaacgtccagaaggaatcgtttccgaccccataaaatatatatattcttgatcagcatcaatagccgagtcgattgagccatgtctgtctgtccgtctgtccgtccgtccgtctgtccgtccccttcagcgcctagtgctcaaagactataagagctagagcaacgatgttttgtatccagacttctgtgatatgtcactgctacaaaaatatttaaaaacttcgccccgcccacttccgcccccacaaaggacgaaaatctgtggcatccatatTTTTAaggatacgataaagccaaaaacgcagaatcgtagaggatgactatatgttctagagtgtaaaatctcaaccagatcgtataattattatagctagaatcaagaaaacaatttcattctttctcgctctgtctctctctaacacacaggtttcatggtcggctttgccaattgcaaaatatgagttcaaggatctcagaacctataagagccagagcaaccaaatttggtatccacactcctatgatatcggaccttgaccgtttcgtgtccaaatttcgccacaccccctacctcccccgcaaaggacgaaaatctggggcacccacaaatctcagagactattaaggctagagtaaccaaatttggtatccgcacttctgttagatctcacttaaaaacgtatatctcagaattttgccccagcccttccgaccccacaaaggacgaaaatctgttgcatccacaatattgcacattcgagaaaactaaaaacgcagaatcatagataatgatctatcagattgctgaatctggatcagatcggatcatttttgtagccaaaagaaagaaatcaatttgcagtggccacgcagcgcccgacgtcacgctcagactgattttctgtctctctcgcacgcactctttgtcgtgtggttcaatattagcggcttcTGCCgtaggagagccatactgacttagtatcgggtataactgtagagttgcggtgtacgcagcaactcacaactttccccctcgtttcagtTCTCTTTTACGATTCGCTCTCCCGCTCGCAACCATGATGCAATtctgatgcaattatacaaggtggtctcgtcggcaaaagttagtcccttaacgtatgctagcaataagtgcgagtgaagggcacatagtatagtgagtgtgagtgagacggtatatgttgatgttgattagcccttaacaggcccgtgggttttaaaattttaaaataaaatgattttactgatatattaatatttaaattttatgcagccattaataatttttcttcaacatttttagttatattaaaatgttcttttacataatataaaaagattacttctaattctgtggtattttttttatatgctttttataattttgttgttgtcgggacataagggttaagaatatatcaaaaaattcgtccgtgaacaaccttcatcatcaacaagcaagcatgcactgacgataagggacaacacgaacgaacttcggctcccgacgagaccaccttgtataattgcatcatgctCGCAACAAGCGTGTATGTGAACACAGGGTACAATTCATTAGGTAAGGTCAACTCAGACCTCTTTTTGAAGGAAATAATGGTTATAACATAATAACATTTTTTGTGTTGCGAGAAAAATTATAGTACTATTTTTGAAGGAAATAATTGCTTCTGCTTATACGACACTCTCGCATATTTGTAGTACTATAGTGTCCTACTAAATTTGTGAGgattgttattttttttcccgttttttttgttttggtagATATTTAtttctctcgctctcactCTATACCATTCCCACATTCTTTAGTATTAGTATTGCTAGAAAATAATAGTAGTCGATCAGTTCGAAGCAACGTAACTGCAAATAAATATTCAGTAAAAATTTGTCCTTTGCGAAAATATTTCTATTCGATTACTTTCAGTATTTTTTTCGATATAAAAAGTGCTGGAAAACGTCGCACCTACATTTGACTTCCGAGCTGTTGCCAAAATTATAAATTTCCAATTTTCTAATTTGGAAACGCAAAAGAAGCACTGTGGGAAATGAAGTCGCCCAAGAAATTGCACAAGAGTGCGGGGGCTGAGTTTTCGCTAAGTTTGCGGGAGACGCAAAAGGAAGAACCCAAACCGGAGCTGAGCGACCAACAGACCGACGACGACACAGAATCCGAATTGCCCATACGCGGCCGCCCGTCGAAGAAGTTGCTgatccagcagcaacagcagcgccagGTACCAGTAAGGGCTCCACTTCCACAGTGAAGCGTGAGAGCGACGCAGAGGAAGTTCTGGCAAAGCTAAAGAGCGGCGAGATTCAAATTCTGACCCAAATGCCGAAGCCTCGCTCCACCGACCTGCCAGTGGTCCCACCCCGCCTGGAGTACACCAAGGAGGAGAAGCTGCAACAGAAGAAGCTGGAGGGGGCCGCCAAGGACGATCTGCTCTCCGCCAACATGGCTCGCTGGAAGCGCGTACGCGATCATTGGGAAGAGCATACTCAAAAGTACAACCACGAGCGCTACGAGGTCATCGACCAGATCATGCATCAGGTGTCGAAAATCATAGAATAGTCGAAATGATAAATATTGATCTTGAATAAATGTTTAGTTTATTTAGTATGCGTAGAAGATGCGTTTCCCTTTCGATTAAATTATGTCTAATTAGCTTTCTTTTGAGTGGAGTTCAAATGCTGCTGGATTATTCTGGTTTGCTAGTGTTGTGTCGCCGGGTCTCTGTGTTCTGGGTATTGATTGGAATGGTGTGTGCGCCTGTCCGTGTTTCTGATGGTatacacacgcacacccaATTGCAGTCAGGCCgtgctcacacacacacatgcactcCCGCTCCGGATACTTATTCGACCTTGAGCAACTCGACGTCGAAAGTAAGGGTGGAGTTGGGGGGGATGACTCCTGGGTGTCCACGGCTGCCGTAGGCGTAGTCCGGGGAGCAGATGAGCTTGGCGCGCTGGCCCACGCTCAACTGAGCAACGCCCTCGTCCCAGCCGCGGATGACTTCGCCCTTGCCGATGGTGAACTTAAAGGGCTTGTTGCGGTCGCGCGACGAATCGAACTAGGGATAATTCATTATTAGATTGACTTGTTCAGTACTGTACTTCAATGAGCTGTACCTTGGTACCATCGTCCAAGGTTCCGGTGTAGTGCACCACGACTTTTTGGCCGTTCTTGGGGAATGTGCTGCCTGCGAAGATATAAAATGGATGCGAGTGAGCGAGATGGATATAGGCAACGCTCGAGTAATTTTCCGGGGCATCCACCGCAAGCATTTCTAAGGTTATGCTTCACTCGCCCGGCCAGGATCTGTTGCACATCGTTAAATTGCCTAACTTACCGTCACCGGGAGCAATTGGAACAACTTGTACGCCCAttttaatattaattaattaaaaattgcaaACTTTTTCCGAAAGCACGTTGACGCGTCTGATAAACAGTTTTATCGATAAGTGACTTAACCGACTTAACCCCCTCTATTTAAGCAGTCCAACGACTTGAAATTAAtgattgtaaattcttcttgcAGATCCAAGCCTCTTTTCTCTGAACTGAAAAATAACCACGCTAACTTttacctgaactgcgctaaaattatTTCATTtgcattattttcggtggaatatTAAAACACCTCCTTGGTCTACAATGGTTTAATCGCTCTCCGTCAAGCATTGGAAACCACATTCCTCGATTATGATATTCCgcggaatattactagctagctaGAACATTttgccatgcccacatagttttatccaaTTGATGAACCTATTTTCTATTTGACgggtttattttaaatacttgcttttattgaattttttctacaaaaaggttttagcaaaataggtcaaacaaaaaaaacgaaagaggatAGTCGTTCATATATCTCaatttgatattccgtcgaatattactagctagatagaactATTAGTTCTTCCCACATAATTTAAggccattgatgaataaattttctacaagattggctaggttttagtccttgcttttattgtattttgactaaacaAGGTTTAAAATATGACATGTGAAAACATCGGTTATCCACTTTAGACCTATTTATCGGACATTGTTGAAAAATTTTTGATGTACTATCGATGACAAAATACATAAACAGGGTGGATTTTTTGAactaaatatttatttttaatttcatttagcgttaTCTTTAAACGAAATTAGCTTGCCATTCAGTGTATGCTTCCCGCGATTGTTGATTAGTTTTACAGCATAGTTGATTTTTATAATCTGTCCTGAATCTCCGTTTTCTCCGAATCTCTCTTAGCCTTGTCTGCCACAGTTTTAATACCTGTATTTGATGAGACGGACGTATGCGGTGCTATATTTCCTGCCTCCGTACTTGTAGGGAGCAAACAAGGCACCATTAGTTTCGGCAGGACCTGAATTGGCCAGCATTGGCCAAATGGAGATGCTGGAAAGTCGAGTTCCAAATTAAAATTGATTTGTGTTCGCGCCCAAATAAAACAATCGTCTGCATGCCCTTATCGATAGTTCACTGCCAGGGTAGTCCACATATCTGAAAAAACGCGCTacaaatatttacaaaaactgAGCTTCGAGCACTCTGTTCAATAAACAATTTTAGTGAATAATATAAAAAATGCAAGACATTTTGCAATTGAAACGCAGATCTTATTGACAAGATGCGAGATGCCGAGCCGAGCAGCAGTGGCGGGGGAAAAGGACTCGCCGGACAGTGCAACGGCCAGCTCCACAATGTTGAGACGGAGGCCGACAGCGCGAACTGCACCATCTGCGGGGCCGCCAAGTCGTCCGCCCTGCTGGACCTCAGGTCTAATCAGGTAATGCAGCGCCGCCTCAGTCGTGATTGGAAGATGCAGCTGAGTATTCCGCAGCGTTATTCGCGCAATGGATGTAATCAGAGTCCCTCACTATTGCAGGAAGATGTGATCCGGTCTACGCTGAAGGCCATATGCGTAGAGTGCGTTTGCAAGTTGAACATGCATTCGGAGGTAACTCGCTCCCTGATGCAGCGGATGCAACGGCTGCAACAAGCAGGGAGCGGCACGTCCACCATGACGACGACCACGGTTACGCCCACGCAACTAAGTCCTCCCATAGCGGATGCCGAGGTGACCACCACTCTGGTAGAGGTGCAGGAAGGCGAAATGGCAGCCAATGACCACAGCAGTCGCAGCTCACGCTCCTCTTGCTCCGTACTAGAAGCCTACTCTGCCCAGCCACCTGAATCTCCTTCCGCCACCGAGTCAGGCGGCACTCGCAACAACAGTGTTAATATCCAGGACGGCTGGAAGTGGCGCACGCGGCTCGTCTGTCAACACTGTGGGCGAGCCTACTTCCGCAAAGACTACTTCATTATGCACTCGCGCCGGTGCAAATCGCAACAACGTCTGCCCAAGGCTAGGTGTCGTGTGCTTAACGAAGCCGGCAGCGATGACGACACTGTGTCGCCACGTGCGCTGCAGTCGTCCTTGCGCCCTACTCGTACCTTTCACTGCCGCAACTGCGAAAAGGAGTTCTTCACAGTAATCAGCCTACGCCAGCACCAGCGCAATACCCACCAGACCCGGCATCCGTGCAGTCTGTGCGGGGTGGCCTTCGACACCAAGTATGAGTGGGATCTGCACCACACAATTTGCAGTGCCAAGCATGAGGCAAGTACCAACTCGGATTCTTTCTGAAGCAGCAGGAGTTATAACATACTTTTCCCAGGCGCTAAAACTCCACCAAAATACGAACGAGACTAATCACAGGGTAAGGGCCCAGTCGACGCGCTCGCGTTCGCGGGCATGTTCTGAAATTTGGAATAAGTACACTACCAATGTCGAGGAGGAGGACAATGACAGCGAATGCGTCGAGCAGGAGCTGGAAGAAAATGAACAGGATGAGCAGGTGGATACCATGTACACACGGAGAATGAACTTCACGGGCGACTGGATAGTGAACCACAGCcgaagcaacagcaacagtgcCCTCAATTTGTCCCGGCTCTACGACAACTACGTGCTGGAGGAGTCACATATAAGAACAGACAAGGAGTATGGTAATATATTGTTAGGTTTCTACGGCTCATATTTTTCGGAACAATCCAATAGTCGGTCTACTGGATTTGCTCATTCGTTACAATATGAAGCATTTCAGGGACGCAGAGGCAGCTTTTGAAGTGATAACATTTTTGTTTCCATCGACAGATTTATACATGCTTGATTTGCTGAAGGCGCAAGTGCAGCTTAATGAGTTTTCCTGCTTCACCCTAGCCTGTGGCTACCAGACGGATAGCCTTAGCGAGTTGATGAAGCACGACTACATGCGTCATTGGAAGATGAGCTGGTTCTACTGCCAGAAATGCGGGGACGTTTTCACCAGCAAGTATGTACAACTCCCTCGGATATCCTGCCTTTTAACATGGCCCCATGTACTTTGCAGAGTCTTCCTTGACTACCATCTGCATCGGCAGAACCGCGGCGTGTATATTTGCCACAAGTGCCAGGACGAGTTCGAATTCCAGCATCAACTGGACCGCCATCTGGTGCTCCACAACAAGGGCATGACCTACCAGTGCAACTTCTGCCGCCTGGCTTTCCTCAGTGAAGCCAAACTGCTGGCCCACTGCGCCCGTTGCGGGCACAGTCCCAACGACGACCCACCGCTCATCCGGATCGATTGCGCTCTTTCAATCAGCAACTATCCACCCCAGCCTGAAACAACCCACCACAAGTGGGAGTACGAGGAGCGAGAGCTGCTCCTGCCCGGAGTAGCCATGCCATCCAGCGGACCCATGCACTTGCCCAACCATAAGCCCTTCCGCTTCGCCATTGGAATATGCGATTTCGAGAACCGCCACCAGCCCAATTGTGTGGGCTGCCAGTAACTTAAGTTGATCAAAATGGTGGAGGGTCAAATCGTATGCCAAGACTTTTACCTCAGTGTTTTTACTATTCGCGTGTAGATAGATAGTCTCGTGTGTATTGTGTTCGTCTTAGTCCGGCTCAAATCCCTATCCGCATCCTCATGGTGGTCCCGAGGCGACCCAGGTCCCGTCTGTGTCGATGTAAAAATATGTGTATATTTTTCTAACAGATTAGTGTAATAAAGATAAACTCCAGACTGAATGGCTGCGATATTGCCTAATCGTGACTTGCGTCTTGGCGGTAGTGATAGTTAGATTCTCATATTCGATTGATTCAGTCAGTTTATTTCGCATTCGATCGCTTATCATTAAATAATGTAAGTCCGGTGTCAACTTTAAATTGCATTACAATTTCCTTTACTTAATACTAGATCTAATAACTGCATCTCGATCTTTGTATAACTTGTATGGATGTGCATGTATGTAtgatgcgtgtgtgtgtttatagACTACGATTCTATGTACAGAGGTTACTCGTATAACAAATTAACATTATCAACCGTACGACTACATAATTGTATCTGTGTAGGTGTTTATAATTAAAGAGCCTATTGCATTGCCCCCAGCGCATGTTTGTTGGATTTGCTTATACATATTAATTTTGTTgtgttttgctttgtttttgcCTAAGCTTAAGTTATATTTATGTGTAGAGTCATAGTTGGACCTATGGACTAATTCATTCATTCTAAGTTGGCTTAGATCTAAGTAGGTTGAGGTTCTGAATTTGTACGCTCAACTCTATAGGTTGCCACTTGtattttaatttgtatttaatGTGCTCGGCTCTTGTTGCATATTCTCGTGCTACTTTCGAGCCGTTTGAGTCGGTGTCAGTCTTATAAAATTCAACCCAGGACAGTGCTTAACGCTAATATGATAATGATAAGGTAACAAAGAAGTTCGTTCTTTAAAAAAAAGCTAGAATAGGCTTTATTGAGGTAGTTGTGTTCATATCTGTTTCATTTCTTATAGACGTCACGGAAATCATAAACATAAGGCTTTATacgtacgtatgtatgtatgtatgtacgtatgtatgtatgtgtctATTATAAATATCTAGTGCTAATAATTTTTAAAACAAATCACTGGCATTAACAAAGTTGTACAAAGTATTGCTTACTCGCTAGCTCATTCTGACCTGATCCTGTCAAATGTTCCTACCCTACGGTGTATCGGTAGCCTCTTTTGCTCTGCCCTTGATCGCCTCTAATATGCAATATGTGGATTCTTCCTTCAGTCTTATGTAAGTGTATAGTTTACATATGTTTCCTTAGCCATTGAGCCATTAAGCTTCAAAGACCACAGCTAGCTAGCTCCTAAGCTAAGATGGCCATCGAGTGCCTAGCCTAAGTGTCAAAGTGGGAGGGGTGTCTCCTAGcctagtgtgtgtgtgtaaccTATGCATATTCTATTCTAAGCTAACGTTTCTGTATTAGGCACAAAGTGATGCTGACAACAATTTTATTTTAGATTGtggatttgatttgatttcctCCTAAGGTGCAGAAGCTGGTGTGCACCCGCCTCGACTGGGATAAGGGGTTCTCGTTTAAAGCTTCACCAACGCAGATGGACTGTCGATGCCATTGAGAAAACAACAGTTTAGTCGCACGTTGTACGCCGAAAAGAAAATAATAACACAAGGGGAGTGAAGAGTAACCACCTTGGGGCGGTGTACTGGGGTCGTGCATCTGGCCCAGCAGGTCTAGCATATGGAATCGTAGCTGTCCGCCGCGTACTGCCAGGCCATGGTGAGCGTCAATCAGTCGGTTCTAGCCTGCGACTCATCGCCGCCAAGTAGCTCCCGCTTCAGGCACAGACCCAGGGCCACGGGCGGTGGTGAGTGGGGATAATCCTCGTGGTCCTTTCCATTGGTGGAGGCGCTGTTGGAGTGCATGATCACACTGGCGCTCTCGACCGGCGAGGAGGCCCGTGGGGGCTGAGGAGAATAGGGCGACTCGGGACGTTCTTTGCGTGCCAGCGATAGATCTTCCACATGGTCGTGATCGTGATCGTGATCCTGCTCCTGGTCATGATCATCTTCATCGTCAGCATCATCGCGCTCGTCCTGGTCACGCTCCCTCTTGATCAGGCGCTGCTCGTGCTTCTCCATCTCTATCTCCATGGCCTCATGCTCGGAGTAGTGCCGAGCCCTTGGACTTGGAGATCTGGCTGCGTGTCCATTGGAGTCAGACTCCTGGGGGCTGCTAGACATTCGGTTGGCAGCTGCGTGGGCGGCCGCTGCCAGGGCCATGGCGTGGAGTGCTTCACGCCCGGCCTTATCCCCGCCTCGGTTCTCCAGGGCCTGCTGCAAAAAGGCGTGATCCAGAAGGGCGGCTGCCGAGTGGGGAATGGTGGGTGGCATGCCGTGGTGGCCGCCTCCATGGCCACTATGCTGGCCATGCTCCTTCGGATCACGCTCTAGATCCGTCTGGCCATGCCCGTGGACATGTCCGTAGCTGTGGGCAGCTGCGGTAGCGGCTGCTGCGGAGTAGGGAAAGGCGGCGGAGGACTCCACCCCGGGTGGGCTGCGCTTGGGTGTGCGATGCGTGCCACGGCCCGTAGTGATGTTCAGCTTGCGGACCTTGTCGTAGAGGGTGCGGCTGGGTAGTCCGTACTTGCGGCTCGCCTGGAGCGCGCTCATGCCTTCCCGAACGGCCTGAATGGCACACATCATGTCCGCCCGGGTGTATTGCTTATAACGCTTCCACTCCGGCTTCTTGCCGCCCGGCCCGCCAGTCTCCTCATCAAAGGAACGGTCCGTGTGCGGTGATAGGGGCTCCTTGTCGCCGCCGTAGTCCGAGCCGTTGAAGCTGTGGCTACCGGTTCCGCCGCTCACGCCGACTCCGCTGTGGTGCTGGTGCGGcggctggtgctggtgctgatgGGTGGGAGTCTTCTCGTTTAGGGAGGATGTGGAGGAGCTCTTCAGCAGCAGAGGATTGGGCTGCGAGGAGTCTGCTGGGTTGGCCTGGGCCAGCACGTTGCGCAGAATGGGCGTGTCCCGGGTGCTGTTGAGTAGCATGCTTGAGATGGCCGAGAGCTTCTTGCGCTTGAGCGGATTCATGTCGGCGGCGGACTCATACACGGAGTTCAGCatggcggcagcggcagcggcagcggcagcggagGGCGAGAGGGGCCACTGGCCTGCCTCACCGGCTGCGGCGTGCGAAGTGGCCTGCGTGGGCGTCAGGGGAGTCTCACCGGCTGGGATGTGGAGATGTGGATTGATAGGTCCTGATCCAGGCGTGAAGTTTGTGTACGGCGGCTGGTAGCTTCCGAAAGGCGGCGGCGGTGGGGAGCAGCTGCTCGAGATGACGGCGCTGGGCGAGATGTGCGTGGACGTTGAGATCACGGAGGAGTTGTGGTGCTGCTGGCCGAAGGAGCCGTCGGCAAAGGACCCGTTGAGGGGCTTGCCAGAGCCAGCGCCCAATCCCGAGCTGGAGGTGGGCGTGATGCTGGCATGAAACTGGCTCTGGACCCGCTCCTCCGCTGcgctggctgccttgtgattGTACTTCATCAGATTGTCGTAGAGCCCCTTTACCTGCAGCTCCTTGGCAGTGCGCAGGATCTCCGGCTCCTGGCTCTTGGTCACCGTGGCCTCACCCGTGTACATGTACTGAAGCAAGGCCGCGATCTCGAAGCCCCTCACGCCCGGCAGGATTATGCTGCACTGGTCATGGGCCACGTCCTGCAGGATGTGCTGGAAGTACGGCGAGTTTGCCGCCAGCACCACGCGGTGTGCCTTGAACTGCTCATCGTCGACGACTAGGGTGCAGTCGACGTAGCTGCCGACCTCGTGTAGTGCGTGCAGGATCTGCACCAGATTGGTCTGGTGGTTGTTCCAGCGCAGGCAGTACGTCTGGCCCTCGCTGCTGGCCACGGGCGCTGTGGGCCCGCCCATCTCTTCTGCCCTGCTGTTCTGGCTGTGGCCGCGACCCCGGTGACTGTGACTGTTCACCCGATGGCGATGTCCCTGGTGATGGACTGGCGGCTGCTCCGGCTCCTCGTCGGGAGCggtgtcgct harbors:
- the LOC117192520 gene encoding 12 kDa FK506-binding protein, translated to MGVQVVPIAPGDGSTFPKNGQKVVVHYTGTLDDGTKFDSSRDRNKPFKFTIGKGEVIRGWDEGVAQLSVGQRAKLICSPDYAYGSRGHPGVIPPNSTLTFDVELLKVE
- the LOC117185788 gene encoding zinc finger protein 585B-like, which produces MRDAEPSSSGGGKGLAGQCNGQLHNVETEADSANCTICGAAKSSALLDLRSNQEDVIRSTLKAICVECVCKLNMHSEVTRSLMQRMQRLQQAGSGTSTMTTTTVTPTQLSPPIADAEVTTTLVEVQEGEMAANDHSSRSSRSSCSVLEAYSAQPPESPSATESGGTRNNSVNIQDGWKWRTRLVCQHCGRAYFRKDYFIMHSRRCKSQQRLPKARCRVLNEAGSDDDTVSPRALQSSLRPTRTFHCRNCEKEFFTVISLRQHQRNTHQTRHPCSLCGVAFDTKYEWDLHHTICSAKHEALKLHQNTNETNHRVRAQSTRSRSRACSEIWNKYTTNVEEEDNDSECVEQELEENEQDEQVDTMYTRRMNFTGDWIVNHSRSNSNSALNLSRLYDNYVLEESHIRTDKEYDLYMLDLLKAQVQLNEFSCFTLACGYQTDSLSELMKHDYMRHWKMSWFYCQKCGDVFTSKVFLDYHLHRQNRGVYICHKCQDEFEFQHQLDRHLVLHNKGMTYQCNFCRLAFLSEAKLLAHCARCGHSPNDDPPLIRIDCALSISNYPPQPETTHHKWEYEERELLLPGVAMPSSGPMHLPNHKPFRFAIGICDFENRHQPNCVGCQ
- the LOC117192518 gene encoding longitudinals lacking protein, isoforms H/M/V-like, coding for MGGPTAPVASSEGQTYCLRWNNHQTNLVQILHALHEVGSYVDCTLVVDDEQFKAHRVVLAANSPYFQHILQDVAHDQCSIILPGVRGFEIAALLQYMYTGEATVTKSQEPEILRTAKELQVKGLYDNLMKYNHKAASAAEERVQSQFHASITPTSSSGLGAGSGKPLNGSFADGSFGQQHHNSSVISTSTHISPSAVISSSCSPPPPPFGSYQPPYTNFTPGSGPINPHLHIPAGETPLTPTQATSHAAAGEAGQWPLSPSAAAAAAAAAMLNSVYESAADMNPLKRKKLSAISSMLLNSTRDTPILRNVLAQANPADSSQPNPLLLKSSSTSSLNEKTPTHQHQHQPPHQHHSGVGVSGGTGSHSFNGSDYGGDKEPLSPHTDRSFDEETGGPGGKKPEWKRYKQYTRADMMCAIQAVREGMSALQASRKYGLPSRTLYDKVRKLNITTGRGTHRTPKRSPPGVESSAAFPYSAAAATAAAHSYGHVHGHGQTDLERDPKEHGQHSGHGGGHHGMPPTIPHSAAALLDHAFLQQALENRGGDKAGREALHAMALAAAAHAAANRMSSSPQESDSNGHAARSPSPRARHYSEHEAMEIEMEKHEQRLIKRERDQDERDDADDEDDHDQEQDHDHDHDHVEDLSLARKERPESPYSPQPPRASSPVESASVIMHSNSASTNGKDHEDYPHSPPPVALGLCLKRELLGGDESQARTD